A genome region from candidate division KSB1 bacterium includes the following:
- a CDS encoding discoidin domain-containing protein encodes MNKIKQCFIAALIAFSVVVSGLYTFVSAQGQPLTFSAFGDIPYGSAEYALLQQQIADHNRYSPSALIVHIGDIMTGSCDEKKYADVAGIMKNFAIPAYIVVGDNEYNDCGNPIQALAHWKKYFLNFEENFCGAPATEHQSVRPENLAFVLDGVLFIGINLVGGDVHDLNEWSVRMQQDADWVSQQFQAKVSQVRAAVVFAQAGPEGSANHRGPFFNQFRPAAAAFGKPILYIQGNTHAYKLAQPWPEKNITQLVVPQGNAEPPLQVTVTMDPNPLKAFIVKRNPWVGASPYNMPPCVNAGPDQTLTGTTVANLKGQATDDGDPSGALTITWSKTSGPGTVTFGNANAPVTTASFSAPGTYVLRLTADDGQLQKSDDVTIVSGGSNSTYLLSADTTGSGSVSMNPPGGIYNSGTVVTLSATPAAGFQFSGWSGDLSSSANPVTITMNANKSVTATFTASNVNSTTNLAKGKSVTASSTYSGKPAENAVDGSTSTYWRSGSVSSNPIAWLRVDLGAVLPVGRAIVKWKESYYAKSYELQVSNDDVNWTKVYSTSAGNSGTHQFTFSATTARYVRFYMMANVKSSYQIYELEVYSGAASTPKRSDETAAETVIPGDFVLEQNYPNPFNPSTQIRFGLPQKSHVTIKLYTINGLEVKTLVNGYYPAGTHTITFQAKNLPSGTYFYVMQAGSVRQVRRLVLMK; translated from the coding sequence ATGAATAAAATCAAGCAATGCTTCATCGCGGCGTTGATCGCCTTTTCCGTGGTGGTGAGCGGATTGTACACCTTCGTGTCAGCCCAGGGCCAGCCGCTGACGTTTTCCGCATTTGGCGATATTCCTTATGGCAGCGCTGAGTACGCGCTTTTGCAGCAACAAATTGCCGACCACAACCGTTACAGCCCGTCGGCCTTGATCGTTCACATCGGCGACATCATGACGGGTTCCTGCGATGAGAAAAAATATGCGGATGTCGCCGGGATCATGAAGAATTTTGCGATTCCGGCTTATATCGTCGTCGGCGACAATGAGTATAATGATTGCGGCAACCCAATTCAAGCGCTGGCCCATTGGAAAAAATATTTTTTGAATTTTGAAGAAAATTTTTGCGGCGCGCCGGCTACGGAGCATCAAAGCGTGCGCCCGGAAAATTTGGCTTTCGTGTTGGACGGTGTTCTTTTCATCGGCATCAATCTGGTCGGCGGCGACGTGCATGATCTGAATGAATGGTCGGTTCGCATGCAGCAAGACGCGGATTGGGTCAGCCAGCAATTTCAAGCCAAAGTCTCGCAGGTGCGCGCCGCCGTTGTTTTTGCCCAAGCCGGGCCGGAGGGCAGCGCCAATCACCGCGGGCCTTTTTTCAATCAGTTTCGTCCGGCCGCGGCGGCGTTTGGCAAACCTATTCTCTACATTCAAGGCAACACGCATGCCTATAAGCTGGCTCAGCCCTGGCCGGAGAAGAATATCACACAGCTCGTCGTTCCCCAAGGCAATGCCGAACCGCCTTTGCAAGTGACGGTGACGATGGATCCGAATCCTCTGAAAGCGTTTATCGTCAAGCGCAATCCGTGGGTAGGCGCGTCGCCTTACAACATGCCGCCATGCGTCAATGCCGGCCCCGATCAAACGCTTACGGGAACGACGGTGGCCAATCTTAAAGGCCAAGCGACGGATGACGGCGATCCCAGCGGCGCTTTGACGATAACTTGGAGCAAGACGAGCGGCCCGGGGACGGTGACTTTTGGAAACGCCAATGCGCCCGTGACCACTGCAAGTTTTAGCGCGCCGGGAACGTATGTTTTGCGCCTCACTGCCGATGATGGCCAGCTTCAGAAGAGTGATGATGTGACGATCGTGAGCGGCGGCAGTAACAGCACGTATTTGCTGTCGGCGGACACGACCGGTTCCGGCAGTGTGAGTATGAATCCCCCCGGCGGCATTTATAATTCCGGCACGGTCGTGACATTGAGCGCAACACCCGCCGCAGGTTTTCAGTTTAGCGGCTGGAGTGGTGATTTGAGCAGCTCGGCCAATCCCGTGACGATCACGATGAACGCCAACAAAAGCGTGACGGCAACTTTCACGGCGAGCAACGTCAATTCAACGACGAACTTGGCGAAGGGCAAATCTGTGACGGCTTCCAGCACGTACTCCGGCAAGCCGGCTGAAAACGCGGTGGACGGCAGCACCAGCACGTATTGGCGCAGCGGCAGCGTCAGCAGCAATCCGATTGCCTGGCTTCGTGTCGATTTGGGCGCGGTTTTGCCAGTTGGCCGGGCTATCGTGAAATGGAAAGAGAGCTATTATGCCAAGAGCTACGAGTTGCAGGTATCGAACGACGACGTGAACTGGACGAAAGTGTACAGCACTTCGGCTGGCAACAGCGGGACGCACCAATTCACTTTTTCAGCGACTACGGCGAGATACGTGCGATTCTACATGATGGCAAATGTTAAGAGCAGCTACCAGATTTATGAGCTTGAAGTCTATTCCGGCGCGGCCTCGACGCCGAAACGTAGCGATGAGACGGCGGCGGAGACGGTGATTCCCGGTGATTTTGTGTTGGAGCAAAATTACCCCAATCCGTTTAATCCCAGCACGCAAATTCGTTTCGGCCTGCCGCAGAAATCGCATGTGACGATCAAGTTGTACACGATAAACGGTCTCGAAGTGAAAACGTTGGTTAATGGTTATTATCCTGCCGGCACGCATACCATCACTTTTCAAGCGAAAAATTTGCCGAGCGGAACTTACTTCTACGTCATGCAGGCCGGCAGCGTGCGGCAAGTGCGCCGGCTGGTTTTGATGAAATAA
- a CDS encoding DNRLRE domain-containing protein: MYNPRQAFFKIRLLVFLLTLLVVHQQAWAQGQTVIFSATGDVPYSVSEASTFQQQIANHNKYSPSAFLVHVGDIASSGQCDESYYSSVANAMKGLAVPTYIVLGDNESVDCSNRAQGMSYFLQYFANYEQNFCGTPYTEHQSERPENWAFTMNGVLFVGINLAYGGTTALQEAATWCTQQLQAKGPEVRAAVFFAHYTPGSSTTFSTPFRQAAAAFGKPVLFVHGHGHSWSMVYPFPEPNILRVQVNKGASEDPVQVTVTMDNSSPATAFVFKRNPWSSKTIVNMPPCANAGPDKEVFGSASVNLQGQATDDGDPNGLLTTTWSKVAGPGSVTFGNANAPATTASFSTAGIYVLRLTANDGQLQNYDEVTIGVNATTSVGPVISSFSPASGNVGTVVTLNGLNFTGATSVLFNGIPASSFTVSSASKILVTVPPGATTGKITVNTSLGAGFSSSDFVVTGGGLNVMTFLPTDDAHVISTSATKNYGNAINLLLDKNSASDMVNTYLKFNVTGLTGPVQSAKLRLKCSNGSVDGGSVFLVSNNYKNTNTPWFETDLIWNNAPEITGSALSSAGTVSDGQTVELDVTTAITGDGTYSFALTTTSSNSAEYNSKEGSTSPVLSIEITPPAPVLPTITSFTPDNGPVGTEVTITGTELGNTVGVTFNGAPAAFIVDSGTQVRATVPANATTGKISVANAEGTAFSATDFTLTAPPVITSFAPASGQEGTEVTIVGNYFNGVTAVSIKGEAASFVIDSNSQIRAYVPASATLGTGKIVVTSALGSTTSTDNFTVTDAAPVSVSFAPKHDTYINSESPTGTSGTSSTLRAKVGVYYTYLKFEVTGLSGTLQNAKLRLHVSDASPDGGSVHVVSNNYRSSTTPWVEKDLNWNNAPDITGPALSSTGAVSIGQWVEFDVTSAIVGNGTYSFGVKNNNSDKVYYRSKEYGAATSPQLVIESLSTAAPSITSFTPGDGPVGTEVTITGNNFLGTTAVTFNGVPATHVTVESNTTLLVLVPTGATTGRIKITNASGNGSHAQDFVVTTTPVITSFTPTEGAPGTEVTITGNHFTGTTKVSFNGKAAATFYIDSATQVRAIVPSGSTIGPGKIVVTNSAGSAISANDFRINSLFTFAPKHDAYVKSSAATTNYGTSSTLRVKVSGSETFCSYLKFDVTGVSGTLRSAKLRLYVSDAGADGGAVYVVANDYLNTTTPWEEIGLLWGNAPSIAGTPLSSTGAVSIGQWVEFDVTSAITGDGTYSFGLKNNNSDVVYYRSKENGTATAPQLLIQTSSGPSTLSKDEATAAETETITAAIPTEFLLQQNFPNPFNPSTQIRFGLPKESHVTIKLYTINGAEVKTLVDNHYPAGMHTLTFEAKNLPSGTYFYVMQAGAVRKVRQLMLLK; this comes from the coding sequence ATGTACAATCCGAGACAAGCATTTTTTAAAATCAGGCTCTTGGTTTTTCTTCTGACGCTTCTGGTCGTGCATCAGCAGGCATGGGCGCAAGGCCAGACGGTTATTTTTTCGGCCACGGGTGATGTTCCATATAGCGTGAGCGAGGCTTCGACTTTTCAACAGCAAATAGCCAATCACAATAAGTACAGCCCTTCCGCCTTCCTTGTGCATGTGGGCGATATTGCTTCCAGCGGCCAGTGCGACGAGTCGTACTATTCATCGGTGGCGAATGCGATGAAGGGATTGGCGGTGCCGACGTACATCGTTCTCGGCGACAATGAATCCGTCGATTGCAGCAATCGCGCGCAAGGGATGAGTTACTTTCTGCAATATTTTGCCAATTACGAGCAGAATTTTTGCGGCACGCCTTACACCGAGCATCAAAGCGAACGTCCGGAAAATTGGGCTTTTACCATGAACGGCGTGTTGTTTGTCGGTATCAATCTTGCTTATGGCGGCACCACCGCCTTGCAGGAAGCCGCCACGTGGTGCACGCAACAGCTTCAGGCGAAGGGTCCTGAAGTTCGCGCCGCCGTTTTCTTTGCTCATTATACGCCAGGCTCCAGCACGACGTTTTCCACGCCTTTTCGCCAAGCCGCAGCTGCTTTTGGCAAACCTGTTCTTTTTGTTCATGGTCATGGTCACTCGTGGAGCATGGTATATCCCTTTCCGGAGCCGAATATTCTTCGCGTGCAAGTCAACAAAGGCGCCTCCGAAGATCCCGTGCAAGTGACGGTGACTATGGATAACTCCTCACCCGCCACCGCGTTTGTTTTTAAACGCAATCCGTGGTCGAGCAAAACCATTGTGAATATGCCGCCCTGCGCGAACGCCGGGCCGGATAAGGAGGTTTTCGGCTCAGCAAGCGTCAATCTTCAAGGCCAAGCCACAGATGACGGCGATCCCAATGGCCTTTTGACCACGACCTGGAGCAAAGTCGCCGGACCAGGGTCGGTAACATTTGGCAATGCCAACGCCCCCGCCACCACGGCCAGCTTCAGCACCGCCGGCATCTACGTTCTGCGTTTGACGGCGAATGACGGCCAGTTGCAAAATTATGATGAAGTCACCATCGGCGTGAACGCGACCACGAGTGTTGGGCCGGTCATCAGCTCATTTAGCCCCGCCAGCGGCAATGTCGGGACCGTGGTCACGCTGAATGGACTCAATTTCACCGGCGCAACCAGCGTGTTGTTCAACGGCATACCCGCCTCGAGCTTTACGGTAAGCTCCGCCAGCAAGATTTTGGTCACGGTGCCGCCGGGCGCGACTACCGGCAAAATCACGGTCAACACCTCGCTTGGCGCCGGTTTCAGCAGCAGCGACTTTGTGGTGACGGGTGGTGGCTTGAACGTGATGACGTTTCTTCCCACGGATGACGCGCATGTTATATCCACCAGCGCCACGAAAAATTATGGCAATGCCATCAATCTCCTGCTCGATAAAAACAGCGCCTCGGATATGGTCAACACCTACTTAAAGTTTAATGTGACGGGACTGACGGGGCCGGTGCAAAGCGCCAAGCTCCGTTTGAAATGCAGCAACGGCAGCGTGGATGGCGGCTCGGTTTTTTTGGTTTCAAATAATTACAAAAACACGAACACCCCGTGGTTCGAAACCGACTTAATTTGGAACAATGCGCCGGAGATCACCGGCAGCGCTTTGAGCTCGGCGGGCACTGTCAGCGACGGGCAAACCGTCGAGCTTGACGTCACGACGGCGATCACCGGCGACGGCACGTACAGTTTTGCGTTGACAACCACCTCGTCGAACTCCGCCGAATACAACTCGAAGGAAGGCTCGACTTCCCCGGTGCTGAGTATTGAGATTACGCCGCCAGCGCCGGTTCTGCCGACGATTACTTCTTTCACCCCGGATAACGGACCGGTGGGAACCGAAGTGACGATTACTGGCACCGAATTGGGCAACACAGTGGGCGTCACCTTTAATGGCGCACCGGCAGCTTTTATTGTCGATTCGGGCACTCAGGTTCGGGCGACTGTGCCGGCCAACGCCACCACCGGAAAGATTAGCGTCGCCAACGCCGAGGGCACGGCATTTAGCGCGACGGATTTTACCCTGACCGCGCCGCCGGTTATCACGTCATTTGCACCGGCGAGCGGACAAGAAGGCACCGAAGTGACCATCGTTGGCAATTATTTCAACGGCGTTACAGCAGTGAGCATTAAGGGCGAGGCTGCCAGCTTTGTGATCGATTCCAATTCCCAAATCCGGGCTTACGTTCCGGCCAGTGCGACACTTGGAACGGGAAAGATCGTTGTCACCAGTGCGCTCGGCAGCACCACCAGCACCGATAATTTCACTGTCACCGACGCCGCGCCGGTAAGCGTTTCCTTTGCTCCTAAGCACGATACCTATATCAACTCAGAGAGTCCAACAGGCACCAGTGGCACTTCGAGCACGCTGCGGGCCAAAGTCGGTGTTTACTATACGTATTTAAAATTCGAGGTGACCGGACTGAGCGGCACTTTGCAGAACGCCAAGCTCCGGCTGCACGTCTCGGATGCCAGCCCGGATGGTGGATCGGTGCATGTGGTTTCCAACAACTACAGGTCTTCCACAACACCCTGGGTTGAAAAGGACTTGAACTGGAACAACGCGCCGGATATCACCGGTCCGGCGTTGAGTTCAACCGGCGCCGTCAGCATCGGACAGTGGGTAGAATTCGATGTCACTTCCGCTATCGTGGGCAATGGCACCTACAGCTTTGGCGTCAAGAATAACAACAGTGACAAAGTCTACTATCGCTCCAAAGAATATGGCGCCGCCACCTCGCCGCAGTTGGTGATCGAAAGCCTGTCAACCGCTGCCCCGAGCATAACGTCTTTCACACCCGGCGACGGGCCGGTGGGCACGGAAGTCACGATTACCGGCAACAACTTTCTTGGAACGACGGCAGTGACTTTCAACGGCGTGCCGGCAACTCATGTTACCGTGGAGTCGAATACCACGTTATTGGTTTTGGTGCCGACCGGCGCGACCACCGGCAGGATCAAAATCACTAATGCCAGCGGCAACGGCTCGCACGCGCAGGATTTTGTTGTCACGACCACTCCGGTGATTACTTCTTTCACGCCAACCGAGGGCGCGCCGGGAACCGAAGTGACCATCACCGGCAACCATTTCACCGGAACGACAAAGGTCAGCTTCAACGGCAAGGCGGCGGCGACGTTTTATATCGATTCCGCCACGCAGGTTCGCGCCATCGTTCCCTCCGGCAGTACCATCGGGCCGGGAAAAATTGTCGTCACCAATTCCGCCGGCAGCGCCATCAGCGCCAACGATTTCAGAATTAATTCGCTTTTCACCTTTGCGCCCAAGCACGATGCGTATGTCAAATCATCCGCGGCGACGACGAACTACGGCACTTCCAGCACGCTGCGGGTGAAAGTGAGCGGCAGCGAGACCTTTTGCAGCTATTTAAAATTCGACGTCACCGGCGTGAGCGGCACGCTGCGGAGCGCCAAACTGCGACTTTATGTTTCCGATGCCGGTGCCGACGGCGGAGCGGTATATGTGGTTGCCAATGACTATCTGAATACCACGACGCCATGGGAAGAGATTGGTTTGCTTTGGGGTAACGCGCCAAGCATCGCTGGCACGCCGTTAAGCTCGACCGGCGCGGTGAGCATCGGGCAATGGGTGGAGTTCGATGTGACCTCGGCGATCACGGGCGACGGCACCTACAGTTTTGGGTTGAAAAACAACAACTCAGATGTTGTGTACTATCGTTCAAAGGAGAATGGCACGGCAACTGCGCCGCAGTTGCTGATCCAGACGTCGAGCGGCCCGAGCACGCTTTCCAAAGACGAGGCGACGGCCGCGGAAACCGAAACGATCACCGCCGCGATTCCGACTGAATTCCTGTTGCAGCAAAATTTTCCCAATCCGTTCAATCCGAGCACGCAAATCCGTTTCGGATTGCCGAAGGAATCGCATGTGACCATCAAGTTGTACACGATCAACGGCGCGGAAGTCAAAACGCTGGTTGACAATCATTATCCCGCCGGTATGCACACCCTGACGTTCGAGGCGAAGAACTTGCCGAGCGGCACCTATTTTTACGTGATGCAAGCCGGCGCCGTGCGCAAAGTGCGCCAGCTCATGCTGTTGAAATAA
- a CDS encoding DUF1080 domain-containing protein, with translation MRRSCTWILNDHNFKNFELMAEVKTTPGSNSGELMVDYTAPENSQRRLHQTRQSRGRQVHLRH, from the coding sequence ATGAGACGTTCGTGCACGTGGATTCTAAACGATCACAACTTCAAAAACTTTGAATTGATGGCCGAAGTAAAAACCACGCCAGGCTCAAATTCCGGCGAGTTGATGGTGGATTACACCGCGCCGGAAAATTCCCAGCGCCGCCTTCATCAAACGCGCCAAAGCCGCGGGCGTCAAGTTCACCTTCGGCACTAA
- a CDS encoding CRTAC1 family protein, translated as MAITAGLGEFRHVTGALGDKWFPESMGSGGGFIDYDGDGWMDILLVGGGVWPKQKEKKVPALWLYRNNSDQTFTNVTKEAGLGGLATYGFGIAVADFDNDGDQDFYFTTLYENMLFRNDGGKFTEVGRIAGVTGGRAWSSSALFFDADRDGWLDLYVGNYVEWSPETDLWCTLDGKTKSYCTPELYKGIPGRFYHNNGNGTFTDQTTAAGFSNSPGKTLGLVELDYNRDGWPDLMVSNDTQRNLLYKNNGNGMFSEIAAMSGVAYDENGRARAGMGIDAGVVDRTGEETIFIGNFSKEMIAAFRHIGNDLFTDRAAASKIGRPSLLTLTFGLFLFDFDLDGDLDLFAANGHVQEDIEITQDGIFYREPPHLFVNNGDGFFTDEAPNIGGVFAQPIVGRGAGYADYDRDGDIDILVTENGGPVHLWRNELNPALGGNHFLRVHVEGRQSNRDGIGTRLVAIADTLRIERRIRSGASFLASLEKTATFGLGAAAQMDSLLVYWPSGRVDRFAQIKADREVLLVEGSTELVDYPKSPALAANR; from the coding sequence ATGGCAATTACAGCCGGCCTCGGCGAATTTCGCCACGTCACCGGCGCGCTTGGCGACAAATGGTTTCCGGAATCGATGGGCTCGGGCGGCGGATTTATCGATTACGACGGTGATGGCTGGATGGATATTTTGCTGGTTGGCGGCGGCGTGTGGCCGAAGCAAAAAGAGAAAAAAGTTCCGGCGCTTTGGCTGTATCGCAACAACAGCGATCAGACTTTTACGAATGTGACGAAAGAAGCGGGATTGGGCGGACTTGCCACGTATGGTTTTGGCATCGCCGTGGCTGATTTCGACAACGACGGCGATCAGGATTTTTATTTCACGACACTTTACGAGAATATGCTGTTCCGCAACGATGGCGGAAAATTTACCGAAGTGGGAAGGATTGCGGGAGTAACCGGAGGGCGGGCATGGAGCAGCTCGGCGCTCTTTTTCGATGCCGATCGTGACGGCTGGCTCGACCTCTACGTCGGCAATTACGTCGAGTGGTCGCCGGAAACGGATTTGTGGTGCACGCTGGACGGGAAGACGAAGAGTTATTGCACGCCGGAGCTGTACAAAGGCATCCCGGGGCGCTTTTATCACAACAACGGCAACGGCACATTCACGGATCAAACGACAGCGGCGGGATTTTCCAACTCGCCGGGGAAAACTTTGGGTCTGGTTGAATTGGATTACAACCGCGATGGCTGGCCCGATCTGATGGTGTCCAATGACACGCAGCGCAATTTGCTCTACAAAAATAACGGCAACGGCATGTTTTCTGAAATTGCGGCGATGAGTGGGGTGGCGTACGACGAGAATGGCCGCGCCCGCGCCGGCATGGGCATCGACGCCGGCGTCGTCGACCGCACCGGAGAGGAAACCATCTTCATCGGCAATTTTTCCAAAGAAATGATCGCGGCGTTTCGCCATATCGGCAACGATCTTTTCACCGATCGCGCCGCGGCTTCCAAAATCGGCCGCCCGAGTCTGTTGACGCTGACGTTCGGTTTGTTTCTCTTCGATTTCGATCTCGACGGCGATCTCGATCTTTTTGCGGCGAATGGGCACGTGCAGGAGGACATCGAGATCACTCAGGACGGCATTTTTTACCGCGAGCCGCCGCATCTCTTTGTCAATAACGGCGACGGATTTTTTACAGATGAAGCGCCGAATATCGGCGGTGTTTTCGCGCAGCCAATTGTCGGCCGCGGCGCCGGCTATGCCGATTATGATCGTGACGGCGACATCGATATTTTGGTGACGGAGAACGGCGGGCCGGTTCATCTGTGGCGCAATGAGCTGAACCCGGCCTTGGGGGGCAATCACTTTCTGCGCGTGCATGTCGAAGGCCGCCAAAGCAATCGCGATGGCATCGGCACACGTCTCGTTGCCATCGCCGACACGCTGCGGATCGAACGCCGCATTCGCAGCGGCGCCAGCTTTCTCGCCAGCCTGGAGAAAACGGCGACGTTCGGCCTGGGCGCGGCGGCGCAAATGGATTCGCTGCTGGTATATTGGCCGAGCGGACGGGTAGATCGTTTCGCTCAGATTAAAGCCGATCGCGAGGTGTTGCTCGTCGAAGGTTCAACGGAGTTGGTTGATTATCCCAAATCGCCGGCGTTGGCGGCGAATCGATAA
- a CDS encoding FG-GAP-like repeat-containing protein — MGQSAFIDATTPAGIDHVYAGYEYGGGVACADFNNDGWLDLFVLGGRNKPNLLYLNKKDGTFEEIGAAAGLVDLLMGVGAVAGDVDNDGDVDLYVVNFLAPNKLYLNDGNARFTDVTAAAGVGDPNTGIGAAMADYNNDGYLDIYVINYSTTQYSSVFYRNNGNGTFADVTAATQTGVIGRSLGVGFFDYDLDGDQDLYVVDEYKLDNLFRNNGNGTFTNVTAAAKLVKTDGMGIDFADYDNDGDFDIYIGDYNFDPLFRNNGDGTFTNIARQFGVDNDGIGWGVNFMDYDNDGDRDVYVINGALLMPQREKPNVFFKNNGVGAFSRMGADFGLSFPGEGRGSVCGDFNRDGYPDIFFTCVIKGQSKFLLNRGGTNNWIVLNLVGTKSNRSAVGARVEVVAGNLKQIDEVRAGSSYASMHPLELEFGLARQTQIDKINVYWPSGVTQTLTNVGVNQILKITEPAGTTGVTSNSPNQPKSFALLQNFPNPFNPETEIRYQLEKAGEVFLKIVTLSGQIMQTFDLGLQGAGEYSIRWNGKNQDGVRAPSGVYFYQIAVKSENGILRSEVKKMVLLE; from the coding sequence TCGATCACGTTTACGCCGGCTACGAATACGGCGGCGGCGTGGCTTGCGCCGATTTCAACAACGACGGCTGGCTGGATCTTTTTGTGCTGGGCGGACGCAACAAGCCGAACCTGCTTTATTTAAACAAAAAAGACGGCACGTTTGAAGAAATTGGCGCGGCCGCCGGTCTCGTCGATCTTCTCATGGGCGTTGGCGCGGTCGCCGGCGACGTCGATAACGACGGCGATGTGGATCTCTACGTCGTCAATTTTCTGGCGCCAAATAAACTTTATTTGAATGACGGCAATGCGCGTTTCACCGATGTGACCGCCGCGGCCGGCGTCGGCGATCCCAACACCGGCATCGGCGCGGCGATGGCCGATTATAACAACGACGGCTATTTGGATATTTATGTCATCAATTATTCCACCACGCAGTATTCGAGCGTCTTTTATCGCAACAATGGTAATGGCACATTTGCCGATGTGACGGCAGCAACACAAACCGGCGTCATCGGCCGCTCGCTCGGCGTCGGATTTTTTGATTACGATCTCGACGGCGATCAGGATTTGTACGTGGTTGATGAGTACAAACTGGATAATTTGTTCCGGAACAATGGCAACGGTACCTTTACCAATGTGACAGCGGCGGCAAAGCTCGTCAAAACCGACGGCATGGGCATCGACTTTGCGGATTATGACAACGACGGCGATTTCGATATTTATATCGGCGATTATAATTTTGATCCGTTGTTCCGGAACAACGGCGATGGAACGTTTACCAATATCGCCAGGCAGTTCGGTGTAGATAATGACGGCATCGGCTGGGGCGTCAATTTCATGGATTACGACAACGACGGCGACCGCGATGTGTATGTCATCAACGGCGCGTTGTTGATGCCGCAAAGGGAAAAGCCGAATGTCTTCTTCAAAAACAACGGCGTGGGCGCATTTTCGCGGATGGGCGCTGATTTCGGGCTGTCGTTTCCAGGGGAGGGCCGCGGCAGTGTTTGCGGCGATTTCAACCGTGACGGTTATCCGGACATTTTTTTCACCTGCGTCATCAAGGGGCAAAGCAAATTTCTGCTGAACCGCGGCGGGACCAACAATTGGATCGTTTTGAATCTGGTTGGCACGAAAAGCAATCGCAGCGCCGTCGGCGCGAGAGTCGAAGTCGTCGCCGGCAATCTCAAGCAAATCGATGAGGTTCGGGCTGGCTCCAGTTATGCTTCAATGCATCCGCTCGAATTGGAATTTGGTTTAGCGCGGCAGACTCAAATCGACAAGATCAACGTGTACTGGCCGTCCGGCGTGACGCAAACGTTGACGAATGTCGGCGTCAATCAAATTTTAAAGATCACCGAGCCAGCCGGAACGACCGGGGTGACCTCGAACTCGCCAAACCAACCGAAAAGTTTTGCCCTGTTACAAAATTTTCCGAATCCATTTAATCCTGAGACGGAGATTCGGTATCAATTGGAAAAAGCCGGCGAGGTGTTTTTGAAAATCGTCACTCTTTCCGGACAAATCATGCAAACTTTTGATTTGGGTTTGCAAGGCGCGGGAGAATATTCAATCAGATGGAATGGAAAAAATCAAGATGGCGTCCGTGCGCCTTCGGGCGTTTATTTTTATCAAATCGCGGTGAAATCCGAGAACGGTATTCTTCGTTCCGAGGTGAAGAAAATGGTCTTACTTGAATGA